One genomic segment of bacterium includes these proteins:
- a CDS encoding cell division protein FtsW: MKIRSEEARMAKKLAFDAVLFTTVLVLVGFGLTAVYSASAATAKNFQGSESALMMKQVFAAAIGIVAMWLLMHFDYQLFGRKTVVWSLFGATVGLLVLALVSPALNNTNRWLMVAGMSFQPSELAKFVLVLLLAYQLAKTDTLRENRRFVVPAILTAGALVVLVLLGRDLGTAAMLIATTALMFFLAGLPLWRILAAGALVGPLVAAAIYFEPYRRARWLAFLDPAADPLGSGFQALQSLIAVGSGGVFGLGLGQGIQKLHFLPYPHSDFVFSIVAEELGLLGGLVLLTLFGALLWRGARAGRRAPDALGRYLAWGLTGALSIQAAVHISVALALLPATGINLPFVSYGGSSLVVSLAACGVILNVSQHA; the protein is encoded by the coding sequence ATGAAGATCCGATCGGAGGAGGCTCGAATGGCTAAGAAGCTGGCCTTTGATGCCGTTCTCTTTACCACCGTGCTGGTGCTGGTGGGTTTTGGCTTGACCGCCGTCTATTCGGCGAGCGCTGCCACGGCCAAGAATTTTCAGGGCTCCGAGAGCGCGCTGATGATGAAACAGGTGTTCGCGGCGGCTATCGGCATTGTCGCCATGTGGCTTCTGATGCATTTCGACTATCAGCTGTTCGGGCGCAAGACCGTCGTCTGGAGCCTGTTCGGCGCCACGGTGGGGTTGCTGGTACTGGCCTTGGTGTCGCCGGCACTCAACAACACCAATCGCTGGCTGATGGTCGCCGGGATGTCGTTTCAACCGTCGGAACTGGCCAAGTTCGTGCTGGTGCTCCTGCTGGCGTATCAGCTGGCGAAGACCGACACGCTGCGCGAGAACCGGAGATTCGTCGTGCCGGCGATTCTGACGGCGGGGGCCTTGGTGGTGCTCGTGCTCCTGGGCCGTGATCTGGGAACCGCGGCCATGTTGATCGCGACGACCGCGCTGATGTTCTTTCTGGCCGGGCTGCCGCTATGGCGGATCCTCGCGGCCGGTGCGCTCGTCGGTCCCCTGGTGGCGGCGGCAATCTACTTCGAGCCCTACCGGCGGGCGCGTTGGCTTGCCTTCCTGGATCCGGCAGCCGATCCCCTGGGCTCGGGTTTTCAGGCCCTGCAGTCCTTGATCGCCGTTGGCTCGGGCGGAGTATTCGGACTCGGTCTCGGACAGGGGATTCAAAAGCTCCATTTCCTGCCTTATCCGCATTCGGATTTCGTCTTCTCGATCGTCGCCGAAGAGCTCGGACTACTCGGCGGTCTCGTTCTGCTGACGCTGTTTGGGGCGCTTCTCTGGCGCGGCGCGCGGGCGGGTCGGCGAGCGCCGGACGCGCTGGGCCGGTATCTGGCCTGGGGTCTCACGGGTGCGCTTTCGATCCAGGCCGCGGTTCACATCAGCGTCGCGCTCGCACTGCTTCCGGCGACCGGCATCAACCTGCCCTTTGTTTCCTACGGTGGCTCTTCGCTGGTCGTGAGCCTGGCCGCCTGCGGAGTGATTCTGAACGTTTCCCAGCATGCATGA
- the murG gene encoding undecaprenyldiphospho-muramoylpentapeptide beta-N-acetylglucosaminyltransferase has translation MHDEGRESHRQSIHVLMAGGGTGGHVFPALAIAAEPAERGDTVSWVGRQQGMEENLVREAGLSFHALEAKPWVGKGLAAKIGAVGTLVSSSLRGRALVRRVGADVVLGTGGYVSTPAVLGARLAGRRAFLLEPNARAGAANRLASRWCVAAFVAHEETAGQLRCKAHVSGIPVRRSFHEIGALPAGDPRLLILGGSQGALQINRLIPSVVRRLSSDDGFSRLGITHQTGRAHSASVEAAYAELGLAPGPNLEIVPFIDDMAAAMATAHLVISRAGALASAELAAAGRPAILIPLTAAGAGHQRFNAEQMESAGAAVTLADAEVTSTKLGDAIARLLSDRSHLEAMATAARSLAHADSAARIADVLEEEVA, from the coding sequence ATGCATGATGAAGGTCGCGAGAGTCACCGGCAATCGATCCATGTCCTCATGGCGGGTGGTGGAACCGGCGGCCATGTGTTTCCGGCGCTGGCGATCGCAGCCGAGCCCGCGGAGCGAGGTGACACGGTGAGTTGGGTCGGTCGCCAGCAGGGCATGGAAGAGAACCTGGTGCGTGAGGCCGGCCTGTCGTTCCATGCCCTCGAGGCCAAACCGTGGGTCGGGAAGGGGCTTGCGGCGAAGATCGGCGCGGTCGGTACCTTGGTGAGCTCGAGCCTGCGCGGGCGAGCGCTGGTACGAAGAGTGGGTGCCGACGTGGTTCTGGGGACCGGGGGCTATGTCTCGACGCCGGCGGTCCTCGGTGCCCGTTTGGCCGGTCGGCGCGCGTTTCTGCTGGAGCCCAACGCCAGGGCCGGGGCCGCCAATCGGCTTGCGTCCAGATGGTGCGTGGCGGCTTTCGTGGCGCATGAGGAGACCGCCGGGCAGCTGAGGTGCAAGGCCCATGTCAGCGGGATTCCGGTGCGTAGGAGTTTTCACGAGATCGGCGCCTTGCCGGCCGGAGACCCGCGCTTGCTGATCCTGGGCGGCAGTCAGGGCGCGCTGCAGATCAATCGCCTGATTCCGTCCGTCGTCCGGCGCCTTTCGTCGGACGATGGCTTCTCGAGGCTCGGCATCACTCACCAGACGGGGCGCGCTCACAGCGCTTCGGTCGAGGCCGCCTACGCGGAGCTCGGATTGGCGCCCGGTCCGAACCTCGAGATCGTTCCGTTCATTGACGACATGGCCGCGGCCATGGCGACAGCTCATCTGGTGATTTCGAGGGCCGGCGCGCTGGCTTCCGCCGAGCTCGCCGCGGCCGGCCGGCCGGCGATTCTGATTCCACTGACCGCTGCCGGCGCCGGGCACCAGAGGTTCAATGCCGAGCAGATGGAAAGCGCCGGGGCGGCCGTGACTCTGGCAGATGCCGAGGTCACATCGACCAAGCTGGGCGACGCGATCGCGCGACTGCTGAGTGATCGATCGCATTTGGAGGCGATGGCAACGGCGGCCAGGTCGCTGGCACACGCCGACTCGGCGGCACGGATCGCCGATGTCCTGGAAGAGGAAGTCGCCTGA
- a CDS encoding UDP-N-acetylmuramate--L-alanine ligase, with protein sequence MFRRFADLSNVHFVGIGGAGMSGIAEVLSDYDLTVTGCDLHESEATARLRSLGVKVEIGHSPAHLESVDLVVVSSAVDETNVEVRGARERGLTIVRRAEMLAELMRLKYGIAVAGTHGKTTTTSLIGTLLTEAGLDPTVIVGGRLRVTGTGARLGRSEYLVAEADEFDRSFLRLQPILAVVTSIDTDHLDTYRDLDDICDAFVRFASKVPFFGELIVCLDDPNVRGVLPRLSDRRTLTYGFSPHAELSARDLEVIDGGSRFSVHSAAEGPLGSIEIPLPGRHNAQNALAAVAVGRAVGLNFDQIASALEKFSGVHRRFERLGSWHGAEVVDDYAHHPTEVAATLEAARVTFPGRRLHVVFQPHLFSRTREQAEAFGQALLAAEHAIVTEIYPSREAPIEGVTSLLVSDAARRSGHQRVDDSMGFVEARAQLDTAVEPGDVIITMGAGDIYRLGAELAAEGAQEQAEESA encoded by the coding sequence ATGTTTCGCCGGTTCGCCGATCTCTCGAACGTCCACTTCGTCGGCATCGGCGGCGCCGGCATGAGCGGTATCGCGGAAGTCCTTTCCGACTACGACCTCACGGTTACCGGTTGTGATCTCCACGAGAGCGAGGCGACGGCCAGGCTGCGAAGCCTCGGAGTCAAGGTGGAGATTGGTCACTCACCCGCCCATCTCGAGTCGGTCGACCTGGTGGTCGTCTCCTCGGCGGTGGACGAGACGAATGTCGAGGTACGTGGGGCAAGGGAACGAGGGCTCACGATCGTGCGTCGCGCGGAGATGCTGGCCGAGCTCATGCGTCTCAAGTACGGCATCGCGGTGGCGGGTACCCATGGCAAGACGACCACGACCTCTCTGATCGGCACCCTCTTGACCGAGGCCGGTCTGGACCCGACCGTGATCGTCGGCGGCCGGCTGCGAGTTACCGGTACCGGCGCACGATTGGGTCGCAGTGAATACCTGGTCGCCGAGGCCGATGAGTTCGACCGCAGCTTCCTGAGGCTGCAGCCGATTCTGGCGGTCGTAACCTCGATCGACACCGATCATCTCGACACCTATCGGGATCTCGACGACATCTGTGACGCGTTCGTCCGCTTCGCTTCCAAGGTCCCATTCTTCGGCGAGTTGATTGTCTGCCTGGACGACCCCAACGTGCGCGGGGTTCTGCCCAGATTGAGCGACCGCCGAACGCTGACCTACGGCTTTTCTCCACATGCCGAATTGTCGGCCCGCGACCTGGAAGTCATCGACGGAGGCAGCCGGTTCAGCGTGCACTCGGCCGCCGAAGGGCCGCTCGGCTCGATCGAGATTCCGTTACCAGGAAGACACAACGCCCAGAACGCGCTCGCCGCGGTGGCGGTTGGCCGGGCGGTGGGCCTGAACTTCGACCAGATCGCCTCGGCGTTGGAGAAGTTCTCCGGCGTCCACCGGCGTTTCGAGCGACTCGGAAGCTGGCACGGAGCGGAAGTGGTCGACGACTACGCTCATCATCCGACCGAGGTGGCGGCGACGCTCGAGGCCGCTCGCGTCACCTTTCCCGGTAGGCGATTGCACGTCGTCTTCCAGCCACACCTCTTCAGCCGCACTCGCGAGCAGGCCGAAGCCTTCGGCCAGGCTCTGTTGGCCGCCGAACACGCGATCGTGACCGAGATCTATCCATCTCGAGAGGCTCCCATCGAGGGGGTTACGAGCCTCCTGGTCAGCGATGCCGCCAGGAGGTCCGGCCATCAGCGGGTCGATGACTCGATGGGTTTCGTGGAAGCAAGAGCGCAGCTCGACACGGCCGTCGAGCCGGGCGACGTGATCATCACCATGGGTGCCGGCGATATTTATCGACTCGGCGCCGAACTGGCTGCCGAAGGCGCACAGGAGCAGGCGGAGGAGTCGGCGTGA
- a CDS encoding FtsQ-type POTRA domain-containing protein — protein MSDHSRQPPLPAPERERFRRRQFVAPHRRRKLLFRLVRPFSAAVAIVGLPSVLVGWILLSDQFTVKEVEVASTGRVSVSWAEQRLETLEGRRLFGVGLRDVETVLAGHNWVRGVMLRRRPPNRLEVEILEKQPAALMALGANLVYLDSAGRVIGPYDSNIDPGDFVLMSAPEDHPELIANGLELLDSWRRKKLPFGDGLSEISALTSTDFRVITAGLPFPIFVSSLNLADGLASLVRYAPQLEKKLMRLSPIGAVDLRFHGRIVCQPAAPKPHNLEGERNA, from the coding sequence GTGAGCGATCACTCGAGGCAACCGCCGCTGCCTGCGCCCGAGCGGGAGCGTTTCCGGAGGCGCCAGTTCGTTGCGCCGCACCGCCGGCGCAAGCTCCTCTTCCGGCTGGTCAGACCGTTTTCGGCCGCGGTCGCCATAGTTGGACTGCCGAGTGTCCTCGTCGGTTGGATCCTTCTCTCCGATCAGTTCACGGTGAAGGAAGTGGAGGTCGCGAGCACCGGCCGGGTGTCGGTGTCCTGGGCGGAGCAGCGGCTCGAGACCCTCGAGGGCCGGCGTCTGTTCGGGGTCGGTCTCCGCGATGTGGAGACGGTTCTCGCCGGACACAACTGGGTCCGTGGGGTCATGCTGCGGCGACGCCCGCCGAACCGTCTGGAGGTCGAGATTCTGGAGAAGCAACCAGCCGCTCTGATGGCGCTCGGCGCGAATCTCGTGTACCTGGATTCCGCCGGCCGGGTCATAGGCCCCTATGATTCGAACATCGATCCGGGCGACTTCGTCTTGATGTCGGCTCCGGAGGATCATCCGGAGTTGATCGCCAACGGCCTGGAGCTTCTCGACTCGTGGCGTCGCAAGAAGCTGCCCTTTGGTGACGGCCTGTCCGAGATCAGTGCGCTGACATCGACCGACTTTCGGGTGATCACGGCTGGATTGCCGTTTCCGATCTTCGTGTCATCGCTCAACCTGGCCGACGGACTGGCATCGCTGGTTCGATACGCCCCGCAGCTCGAGAAGAAACTGATGCGGCTGTCTCCGATCGGAGCGGTCGATTTGAGATTCCATGGACGAATTGTGTGTCAACCGGCGGCGCCGAAGCCGCACAACCTAGAGGGCGAACGAAATGCCTAA
- the ftsA gene encoding cell division protein FtsA — MPKPSSHTVVIDIGSSKVGVLIGQANEHGFMEVVGKGYAPNRGTRKGHVVNVEATVEALKKASEEAEVMAGVEVARAYVGMAGTDTRCVNSRGMVSVARKNQEINRLDIERSLEAAQAAALPSDREILHAIPQEFIVDEQGGIADPLGMMGSRLEVAVHLVTCNTTRSKTLLTCVNRAGIEAIEMVFEPLATAEAALTHDERELGVLLLDLGSGTTEYAYFSEGEVQHSGVLPVGSGHFTNDLAMVLRTPFAEAEQIKVRYGCCLAGMLGEEQGISVPAVAGGPPRVVPKAELCQILQPRAEEILTLVRDDLMRAGMEGELRGGVVLTGGGAQLDGLLEMTEQIFDTGVRYGLPQGLGGLVDVISSPIWTTASGLLLYGQATEMNKLRASRRRGSSVRSMVGSLREMFSDLL; from the coding sequence ATGCCTAAGCCAAGTTCCCACACCGTTGTCATCGACATCGGCTCATCGAAAGTCGGTGTGTTGATCGGCCAGGCCAACGAGCATGGCTTCATGGAGGTCGTGGGCAAGGGGTACGCGCCCAATCGCGGTACTCGCAAGGGTCACGTCGTCAACGTCGAGGCCACAGTCGAGGCTCTGAAGAAGGCATCGGAGGAGGCCGAGGTGATGGCCGGCGTCGAAGTCGCTCGCGCCTATGTCGGAATGGCCGGTACCGACACCCGTTGCGTGAACTCGCGCGGCATGGTCTCGGTGGCCAGGAAGAACCAGGAGATCAATCGCCTGGACATCGAGCGCTCGCTCGAGGCGGCTCAGGCAGCGGCGCTGCCCTCGGATCGTGAGATCCTGCATGCCATTCCGCAGGAGTTCATCGTCGATGAGCAGGGCGGCATCGCCGATCCCTTGGGCATGATGGGCTCGCGACTGGAAGTGGCGGTCCATCTGGTCACCTGTAACACGACGCGCTCGAAGACGCTGCTTACCTGCGTCAACCGTGCCGGAATCGAGGCTATCGAGATGGTGTTCGAGCCCTTGGCCACAGCCGAGGCCGCACTGACCCACGACGAGCGGGAGCTGGGCGTCCTGCTTCTTGATCTCGGCTCGGGCACGACCGAGTACGCCTACTTCTCGGAGGGCGAAGTACAGCACAGCGGCGTGCTGCCGGTGGGCTCGGGGCACTTCACCAACGACCTGGCGATGGTGTTGCGCACGCCGTTCGCCGAGGCCGAGCAGATTAAGGTTCGCTACGGCTGCTGTCTGGCCGGCATGCTGGGCGAGGAGCAGGGCATCTCGGTGCCCGCCGTCGCCGGCGGTCCGCCACGGGTGGTGCCCAAGGCCGAGCTCTGTCAGATCCTTCAGCCTCGCGCCGAGGAGATTCTGACGCTGGTGCGTGACGATCTCATGCGCGCCGGAATGGAGGGCGAGCTTCGCGGCGGAGTGGTCCTGACCGGTGGTGGCGCGCAGCTGGACGGCCTGCTGGAAATGACGGAGCAGATTTTCGATACCGGCGTTCGCTATGGACTGCCACAGGGTCTCGGTGGCCTGGTGGACGTGATCAGCTCGCCGATCTGGACGACGGCTTCGGGGCTGCTGCTTTACGGACAGGCAACCGAAATGAACAAGCTTCGAGCATCGAGGCGCAGGGGATCCTCCGTGCGCTCCATGGTCGGTAGCTTGAGAGAGATGTTTTCCGATTTGCTATGA
- the ftsZ gene encoding cell division protein FtsZ has translation MILFTDQELDGELPITLEDDMVPARIKVVGIGGGGGNAVNRMIDSRMGGIQFIAANTDLQALRKCRAPEKIQLGTSLTRGLGAGGDPEIGRKSALEDTDRILELLQGSDMVFLTAGLGGGTGTGAIPIVASLAAEIGALTVAVVTKPFAFEGRRRMEQAERGLEELSDAVDTLITIPNERLLNFVERGTPLAEAFRIADDVLRQAVQGISDLITVPGEVNVDFADVKTVMTGMGMALMGTGVAKGENRSIEAAQSAISSPLLEETSIEGARGVLLNISGGRDLALDEVAEAARVISDAVDPDAHIISGMVIDDSLEDEMKVTVIATGFSSHDHVSVVKPLVAHDDFFSPQHSGAAGEPQLRVPLESQPLREPEPQPRPQPQAAQPQPEQPEEVPFYRKVIAQARGEDPGGFGPNWSNVDDFDIPTVLRKQMD, from the coding sequence ATGATTCTATTTACTGATCAGGAGTTGGACGGCGAACTGCCGATTACTCTGGAAGACGACATGGTGCCGGCGCGAATCAAGGTCGTCGGTATCGGCGGTGGCGGCGGCAACGCCGTCAACCGGATGATCGACTCGCGCATGGGCGGGATTCAGTTCATCGCGGCCAACACGGATCTCCAGGCTCTGAGGAAATGTCGAGCTCCGGAGAAAATCCAGCTCGGAACGTCCCTGACGCGCGGTCTGGGTGCCGGTGGCGATCCCGAGATCGGACGCAAGTCCGCGCTCGAGGACACCGATCGGATCTTGGAGCTGCTTCAGGGTTCCGATATGGTGTTTCTGACCGCCGGTCTCGGTGGTGGAACCGGCACCGGAGCGATTCCGATTGTGGCCTCGCTGGCGGCGGAGATCGGAGCGCTCACCGTCGCGGTGGTGACCAAGCCGTTCGCGTTCGAGGGACGCCGCCGAATGGAACAGGCCGAGCGCGGGCTGGAGGAGCTGAGCGACGCGGTTGATACGTTGATCACCATTCCGAACGAGCGGCTGCTCAACTTCGTCGAGCGCGGCACGCCGCTGGCGGAGGCCTTTCGGATCGCCGACGATGTCCTGCGTCAGGCGGTGCAGGGTATCAGCGACCTGATCACGGTACCCGGAGAGGTCAACGTGGACTTCGCCGACGTCAAGACGGTGATGACCGGCATGGGCATGGCGCTCATGGGCACCGGGGTCGCCAAGGGCGAGAACCGCTCCATCGAGGCGGCACAGAGCGCGATCTCCTCGCCGCTCCTCGAGGAGACCTCGATCGAAGGCGCTCGCGGTGTGCTGCTCAACATCTCGGGCGGCCGCGATCTGGCGCTGGACGAAGTGGCGGAAGCGGCGCGCGTGATCTCGGACGCCGTCGACCCGGACGCCCACATCATTTCGGGCATGGTGATCGACGATTCACTCGAAGACGAGATGAAGGTCACGGTGATCGCTACCGGTTTTTCGAGTCACGATCACGTGTCGGTCGTGAAGCCGCTCGTGGCTCACGACGACTTCTTCAGTCCCCAGCACTCGGGTGCCGCCGGCGAGCCTCAGCTCCGCGTGCCTTTGGAGTCTCAACCCCTCCGAGAGCCCGAGCCACAGCCCCGGCCGCAGCCGCAGGCCGCGCAGCCGCAGCCCGAGCAGCCGGAGGAGGTGCCCTTCTACCGCAAAGTCATAGCTCAGGCTCGGGGCGAAGATCCCGGAGGCTTCGGACCGAACTGGTCGAACGTGGATGATTTCGACATTCCGACCGTGCTCCGCAAGCAGATGGACTGA
- a CDS encoding DUF2846 domain-containing protein — protein MRKLSVGVVTTCLFGVLGLAVAAHAAEYYNKLDKSDQRRGEPREGHAPVYVFRPATVGAAIKTWAFSDDSLLMVSKPRAYSFANVPAGKRLFWTKSENTSAVEVEVEAGQTYYLKVAIKPGFNKARAKILQIDEGAAEKYFQKCSYVEPTEEGLARAVEIVANRKDRAVNKAAKQE, from the coding sequence ATGCGAAAACTGTCCGTCGGTGTCGTCACGACCTGTCTGTTCGGGGTGCTCGGCCTGGCCGTTGCGGCACACGCCGCCGAGTACTACAACAAGCTCGACAAGAGCGACCAGCGCCGAGGTGAACCTCGGGAAGGACATGCCCCGGTCTACGTTTTCCGGCCGGCCACCGTCGGAGCGGCGATCAAGACCTGGGCCTTTTCCGATGACTCCTTGCTCATGGTCTCCAAACCCAGGGCCTACTCGTTCGCCAACGTGCCCGCTGGAAAGCGGTTGTTCTGGACCAAGTCCGAGAACACCTCGGCCGTGGAAGTCGAGGTCGAAGCGGGCCAGACCTACTACTTGAAGGTTGCGATCAAGCCGGGCTTCAACAAAGCTCGCGCCAAGATCTTGCAGATCGACGAGGGCGCGGCGGAGAAGTACTTCCAGAAGTGCAGCTACGTCGAGCCGACCGAGGAAGGGCTTGCCCGCGCGGTCGAGATCGTCGCCAATCGCAAGGACCGTGCCGTGAACAAGGCCGCGAAGCAAGAGTAG
- a CDS encoding SPFH domain-containing protein: MRVIQHVDPTGSAMVARVPSSGTAAIELGSQLVVEESQQAVFFRDGKALDTFGPGRHTLATMNLPLLGKILGIPFEGKSPFQVAVVFVSTKTFLDLKWGTKEPVAYRDKELSMVRLRAFGKFAVRINNAQQFVNEIVGTQGVYTTDGVEAYFKDVIVARLTDLLGENLDSIFDLPKLYDELAMGLKARVSEDFGKFGIDLVDLFLGAITPPEDVQKQIDERGGMEAVGDMNAYLKFKAAQAMGDAAKQSGGEAGGGVGAGLGVGMGAGMGMMLPQMMKEAMATGGGAGAPGGGQTSPPASPAASAPESAGAAAAAGAAVVTGGAAKFCHQCGGTLPDGANFCPGCGTKVAG, translated from the coding sequence ATGAGAGTCATACAACACGTCGATCCAACCGGGAGCGCGATGGTCGCCCGAGTGCCGTCGAGCGGTACCGCGGCCATCGAGCTCGGCAGTCAGCTAGTCGTCGAAGAGAGCCAGCAGGCGGTGTTTTTCCGTGATGGCAAGGCCCTCGACACCTTCGGCCCGGGCCGGCACACGCTGGCCACCATGAACCTGCCGCTTCTGGGCAAGATCCTGGGCATTCCGTTCGAGGGCAAGTCGCCGTTTCAGGTGGCGGTCGTCTTTGTCTCGACCAAGACGTTTCTGGATCTGAAATGGGGCACCAAGGAGCCGGTGGCCTATCGGGACAAAGAGCTGTCCATGGTTCGCTTGCGGGCGTTCGGCAAGTTCGCGGTTCGGATCAACAACGCCCAGCAGTTCGTCAACGAGATCGTCGGCACCCAGGGCGTCTACACGACGGATGGCGTAGAGGCCTATTTCAAGGACGTTATCGTCGCTCGGCTCACGGATCTGCTGGGTGAGAACCTGGACTCGATCTTCGACCTCCCCAAGCTCTACGACGAGCTCGCCATGGGTCTCAAGGCTCGAGTCAGTGAAGACTTCGGCAAGTTCGGGATCGATCTCGTCGACCTCTTTCTGGGAGCGATCACGCCTCCCGAGGACGTTCAGAAGCAGATCGACGAGCGCGGCGGCATGGAGGCCGTCGGCGACATGAACGCCTACCTCAAGTTCAAGGCTGCCCAGGCGATGGGTGACGCCGCCAAGCAGAGCGGTGGCGAGGCGGGTGGAGGAGTCGGGGCCGGCCTGGGTGTGGGAATGGGCGCCGGCATGGGCATGATGCTGCCCCAGATGATGAAAGAGGCGATGGCGACAGGCGGCGGCGCCGGAGCTCCGGGGGGCGGGCAGACTTCCCCTCCGGCTTCCCCGGCTGCCTCGGCTCCCGAATCCGCCGGAGCTGCGGCGGCAGCCGGAGCGGCGGTGGTGACCGGAGGCGCAGCTAAGTTCTGTCATCAGTGTGGCGGCACTCTTCCGGACGGCGCGAATTTCTGTCCGGGTTGCGGCACCAAGGTCGCGGGCTAG
- a CDS encoding dehydrogenase, whose protein sequence is MTPNPALLRYAFMRLTRDLDARFESLLLTGRVSKWYSSIGTEATTVPAGLALLPGDVLCTLHRDLGAILTTYLDPARTFPGLGFGVPDGRRPDPVELLERLACQLLGKARGFSGGFERSFHYGYLAPEAGIRHVGMISHLGAMIPVAAGCAFALKHEGSDRVALNFIGDGGTSTGDFHEGLNMAAVWRLPLVLIIENNRYAFSTPAESQYAAERLSDRGRGYGIAAETVDGNDPDLMAKALARAVNRARSGDGPTLIEAVLGRMRGHSEGDDSLKVVPQRELDAYLSEDPVPAYAQRLHLSGFLDFEILEKIEQRCDFLIEAALAAANAAELPDPKTARRPALAPAPEPEPSSIAAASDETVAYVDAIRLALTEEMELDDRVILLGQDIGRFEGAFRVTRGLHERWPRRVLDTPIAESGTIGIAVGAALLGYRVVVEMQFADFVSCGFNQIVNVAAKLFYRWQVPCPIVVRLPSGGGVGAGAFHSQNPEAWFSHVAGLKVVCPASAQDARALLKAAIRDPNPVIFCEHKFLYRRIKERLPGEWEVAPIGSAVVRRPGKDLTLIGYGASTWTCIEAAEQLAAEGAGDVEVIDLRSLVPLDWPTIEASVRRTSRAVVVHEAQRTSGFGAEVVAAISERAFAWLDAPVVRVAYPDLPVPYARNLERELLPSAERVVSAVKEVLAY, encoded by the coding sequence ATGACCCCGAACCCTGCCCTGCTTCGCTATGCCTTCATGCGGCTGACGCGAGACCTCGATGCGAGATTCGAGTCGCTGCTGCTGACCGGTCGCGTCTCGAAGTGGTACAGCTCGATCGGCACCGAGGCCACTACCGTGCCGGCGGGGCTCGCACTTCTGCCGGGCGACGTGCTGTGCACGCTCCACAGGGATCTGGGCGCCATCTTGACGACCTATCTGGATCCGGCCCGGACCTTTCCAGGGCTCGGCTTCGGGGTGCCGGACGGCCGCAGGCCCGACCCGGTCGAGTTGCTCGAGCGCCTGGCCTGCCAGCTGCTGGGCAAGGCGCGGGGCTTCTCCGGGGGCTTCGAGCGGTCCTTTCATTACGGCTATCTGGCACCCGAAGCCGGGATTCGACATGTCGGCATGATCAGTCACCTGGGTGCGATGATCCCGGTCGCCGCGGGCTGTGCCTTTGCCCTCAAGCACGAGGGATCCGACCGCGTCGCGCTCAACTTCATCGGTGACGGCGGCACCTCGACCGGCGACTTTCACGAGGGCCTCAACATGGCGGCTGTCTGGCGGCTGCCGCTGGTGCTGATCATCGAGAACAACCGCTATGCGTTCTCGACGCCCGCCGAGTCCCAGTACGCCGCGGAACGGTTGAGCGATCGCGGACGTGGCTACGGAATCGCGGCCGAGACCGTGGACGGCAACGACCCCGACCTGATGGCCAAGGCTCTGGCGCGAGCCGTGAATCGCGCGCGTTCCGGCGACGGCCCCACCCTGATCGAAGCCGTGCTGGGGCGAATGCGAGGCCACAGCGAGGGCGACGATTCCTTGAAGGTCGTTCCCCAACGGGAGCTGGATGCCTATCTGTCCGAGGATCCGGTTCCGGCCTATGCGCAGCGGCTGCACCTGTCGGGGTTTCTCGACTTCGAGATTCTGGAGAAGATCGAGCAGCGGTGTGACTTCTTGATCGAGGCGGCTCTCGCGGCCGCGAATGCGGCTGAGCTGCCCGACCCCAAGACGGCCAGGCGCCCCGCGCTAGCGCCCGCCCCGGAGCCGGAGCCGAGCTCGATCGCCGCGGCATCGGACGAGACCGTGGCCTACGTCGATGCAATTCGTCTCGCGCTCACCGAAGAGATGGAGCTGGACGATCGAGTCATTCTCCTCGGACAGGACATCGGGCGCTTCGAAGGTGCGTTTCGGGTGACTCGTGGGCTTCACGAGCGCTGGCCGAGACGGGTCCTCGACACACCGATCGCCGAGAGCGGCACGATCGGAATTGCCGTCGGCGCGGCGTTGCTCGGCTATCGAGTGGTGGTCGAGATGCAGTTTGCCGACTTTGTCTCGTGCGGCTTCAACCAGATCGTCAACGTCGCGGCCAAGCTCTTCTACCGCTGGCAAGTGCCGTGTCCAATCGTGGTCCGCCTACCCTCGGGCGGCGGAGTCGGCGCCGGCGCCTTCCATTCCCAGAACCCGGAGGCTTGGTTCAGTCATGTCGCCGGACTCAAGGTGGTCTGTCCGGCGAGCGCACAGGACGCTCGCGCTTTGCTGAAGGCCGCGATACGTGACCCCAATCCGGTGATTTTCTGCGAGCACAAATTCCTCTACCGCCGGATCAAGGAAAGGCTGCCTGGAGAGTGGGAGGTGGCCCCTATCGGGTCGGCGGTGGTGCGGAGGCCGGGCAAGGACCTGACGCTGATCGGCTACGGCGCCAGCACGTGGACCTGCATCGAGGCCGCCGAGCAACTGGCCGCAGAAGGCGCCGGTGACGTCGAGGTGATCGACTTGAGAAGCCTGGTGCCCTTGGACTGGCCGACGATCGAGGCCTCGGTTCGCCGGACGTCCCGTGCGGTTGTCGTCCACGAGGCCCAGCGCACGAGCGGCTTCGGAGCCGAGGTCGTGGCCGCGATCTCCGAACGGGCTTTCGCATGGCTCGACGCGCCGGTGGTGCGCGTCGCCTATCCCGACCTGCCGGTGCCGTATGCTCGCAATCTCGAGCGGGAGCTTCTGCCGTCCGCCGAGCGAGTCGTTTCCGCGGTGAAGGAAGTTCTCGCCTATTAG